AACGTTCCTATAGCAGGAACGCTTTTTTTATTTGAGTTTCATGACAAATTCAAGACCAGTAGGATTCTCTTTCAAATGATTCGTATACTCAGTAAAAACTAAGCTTAATCCTGTTAAATCATCTGGGAGTGCTGGAGATACTACAAATTTCTGTGTAGAATGACCTCCCGATCCCCTTCCACCGGTAGGACGACAATCATAATTTTCATTTATATGTAAATGAAAAGCGCCTTCATAACGACTGCGACGTATTTCCTCCAGATGATCCAAATTTTTTGGAACATCCCAATCTATAGTAAGATATATCACACTTGCATTATCAAACTGTCGAATGAAAGTAATTGAGTATAAACGTTCCGCCTTTTCAATTGCTTTCATAACTGGTAGATGAAGTCTGAAATTATTCGGCTCCACCTGAGGCCGAAAGATTTCCTCATTTCTCAATAATCCAAATAACGAGTTTAACAAATCCTCATAAACACCATACTTTTCCGTCCATTTAGTGATAGATTCAATAGGCGGTACACCTGGATTGTTATTCGAAAGTTCTTTCCGTTGCTTTAACAGTGCACATAATTGTTCATCAATCGTTGAAAGCTGTTGATCATAATAGTCAGTTTGGTCCACTTCTCTTTTTTTCATATTAGTCTCTTCCTCTCCTATTTATCCCGGTTTAACTCATCAATCCGTTGAATGGCGTCATCTACATTTCTAACTCCAATTACTTCTATTGAAAGATTAGATGATTTCACTACCTCATTACCCTCTTCCAAATTTCCAATCGGAAGAATTATATAGGGAAGCCCGATATTATTTGCACTTAGAACTTTTTCCTTTATAAGACCAATTTCTATTACTTTTCCAGATTTATTGATTGCTCCTGTCACACCGATTGGTATATCATTTTTAATTTTTCCTTGTTCTATTAGACTAGATAAAACGAGAGCTAAACCTGCACTGTTCCCACCTGAATTGCTTCTAGAAAGAAACTCATCTACAGATGGATTAGTTGAATCTAAATACGTTTTCACATTCACTGACATCTGCTGAAAATCATCGTCAAGATTGAGTCCGATCCATTTAAAAATTGCGGTACTTTTACCAGCATAGCGAAGAAAATTAGAGACTTCTTTTATGTCAAAAATCAACAAACCACTATTAAGATCGCGAAAAGCTTGTTCCTCTAAAATCTCTTCCTGTTTTATCTGCACAGAATTTACAGCCAACAGATAAATTCTAGAGTTTACTACTAGTTCTTCTGGCGGAATATATGAATAAACCAAATAGTGGTTCCCTTCCGTCAAAATAATCGGTAATTCATATAAAAGTAAAAATAACGAAGCGATGAAGGAGAATAGAAAAGTACGTCTGGAGATTTGAATTTTTCTAATACCAAATAAAAAAAATGGCCATAATATAACGAGCAAAACCAACATACTCCAAAAGAAAAAACTAGAAATATAATCAAGGAGAAACAAATAGAACTCCGCAAAGTAAACAAAAATGGTCATTGCAAAAGGAATCATTTGGTACTTATTTGCTGATTCAATGATCTATATCACCTATCCTTTCCAAAAAGTACTACTTTACTTATTCTATTTACTGCTAAAAAACCCTTCATAAACCACCCAAATAAAACAACACCACTAAACTTCTAGGCGCTCTATAATATGCACAGCGAAAATCAATCGGTAATTATATAACAACTACTATGTCCAAAGCCCTTCGAAAACGATAGAAACAGATTTTGAACTTAAAGTACCGGGCATGTCTTTTGCCCGGTTTTTCTTATGTCCCAAAATAACACATTGCGAAGAACAGAATATTATGATAAATTAAATAGCAATAAAAAGAAGTGAAAACTTCATAATTAATAAAAAATAACGCTAATCCTTCAAAAGGAGAGTATAATTTGTTATTACTAAATCTAATACGAGAAAAATATAGTACTATGTCTAAAAGCCAAAGGAAAATAGCGAACTACGTACAAGAACATCCTAATGATATTGCTTTATATTCAGCAGCTGAATTCGGTTCTAAAATTGGGCTAAGTGAATCCACTATTATTCGCTTTGCCTACTCACTGGGCTTTTCTGGTTTTGCGGAACTTCAAAAACTAGTTCGAGAGCAATTTTTTATAAAAGAAAGCAGTTTATCTACTTATCAGCAGGCAAAACTAGTCATTCCAAAGGATATCAGCTTTCATAAACAAGTAATGGAACAGGACCGCGAATCCATCTTAGTTACGATGAATCAAATAGAGGAAAATGCTTACCACGCTGCGATTCAGCATTTATCAAACGCAAAATCCGTTTATGTACTTGGACTTCGCTCTTCCTATTCCGCTGCAAATTGGCTTTCATTTTCTTTAGGACTAGTAAAAGAAAATGTCCATTTTATGCGACCGGAAACAGAAGACGTTATCCGTACGATTACACAAATGGATGAAAATTCTGTCGTCATTATTATTTCGTTCCATCGCTATTTGAAAGAAACTATTCAAATAGCCGAGCTTATAAAGAAACAAAAATCATACATTATAGGGATAAGTGACTCAATGCTAGCACCTATTCATGCCTATAGTGATGTATTATTCCCTATTTATGCATCAAACAAATCAACATTGGATGCAGTCTCCCCCCTCTTTTCATTTATGAACGCGGTTGTTGCAGGTTTAATCGTAGAGCAAAAGGAGGATTTTAAAAAAAGGCAAGCATTGTATGAAACTATTTCAAGTCATTTTCTATTCGAGGAAGAAGGAAACCCATCATGAAACAAGTGTTATTAGAAATAAAGCCTACTGTGGAAGCGGTATTTCAACATCTTCATGCAAATCCTGAAATTAGCTGGAAGGAGTTTTCGACAACCAAGTATTTGAACGATATTTTAGTGCAGGAAGGTTTTAATGTAACTACTTTTGATGACTCCACTGGTTTAGTAGTTACTGTCGGTAGTGGAAAACCTTGCGTAGGTATTCGAACAGATATGGACGCGCTATGGCAAGAAGTGGATGGTGAATTTAAAGCAAATCATTCCTGTGGACATGATGCACATATGACGATGGTTTTAGGCACTCTGCTTTTATTGAAAAAGCTAGGCATACCCAAACAAGGAACATTAAAAGTATTATTTCAGCCAGCGGAAGAGAAAGGTACTGGGGCGCTTTCTTATATTGAAAAAGGCTTAGTAGAGGATATCGACTATTTGTACGGAGTTCACCTACGCCCTATTCAAGAAATTCGAAACGGTTATGCTTCCCCTGCCATTTTACATGGAGCAGCGAAACTTATTAGCGGTAAAATTCACGGGATAGAAGCGCATGGTGCGAGACCACATCTTGGCATCAACGCGATTGAAGTTGGTGCTCAAATGGTGCAAGCTATTCAAGCAATTTACCTAGATCCAATGATGTCTTATTCTGCAAAGCTTACACGATTTCAAGCAGGCGGAGAATCTGCCAATATCATTCCAGGAAATGCAGAGTTTAGCATAGACGTTCGAGCACAAACAAATGCTGCGATTGATGAGCTAATTGCAAAAGTAGAACATGCCATTCAATCTGTCGCATTCTTAAATAATAGTACGATAGATTTTCATATGGAGACGGAAATTGCTGCAGCGGAGATTGATGCAACAGCAGAGGAATTTATGAAAGTGGCAATTATTGAGACAATTGGTCAAGAACATTATATCCCCCCTATCGTTACTCCAGGAGGAGAGGATTTTCACTTTTATACATTAAAAAGGCCTTCCATTAAAGCGACGATGCTAGGATTAGGATGTGATTTAGCTCCTGGACTACATCACCCGAATATGGCGTTTAACCATGATAGTATATTAACTGGTATTGAAATTCTTGCGAAGGCCGTTATCGGTACTTTTCAAAAAGAGGAGTGAAGAGAATGGCCCAGATTGACATTCGTGTATTAAAAACAATGGAAGAAATGCTCCTTGTTCAACAATTAGAAGAAGTAGTTTGGGGCATGGGTGCAATTCCTGTCCACCAAACACTCACAGCAGTTAA
The genomic region above belongs to Psychrobacillus sp. FSL K6-2836 and contains:
- a CDS encoding MurR/RpiR family transcriptional regulator, encoding MLLLNLIREKYSTMSKSQRKIANYVQEHPNDIALYSAAEFGSKIGLSESTIIRFAYSLGFSGFAELQKLVREQFFIKESSLSTYQQAKLVIPKDISFHKQVMEQDRESILVTMNQIEENAYHAAIQHLSNAKSVYVLGLRSSYSAANWLSFSLGLVKENVHFMRPETEDVIRTITQMDENSVVIIISFHRYLKETIQIAELIKKQKSYIIGISDSMLAPIHAYSDVLFPIYASNKSTLDAVSPLFSFMNAVVAGLIVEQKEDFKKRQALYETISSHFLFEEEGNPS
- a CDS encoding S16 family serine protease, producing MTIFVYFAEFYLFLLDYISSFFFWSMLVLLVILWPFFLFGIRKIQISRRTFLFSFIASLFLLLYELPIILTEGNHYLVYSYIPPEELVVNSRIYLLAVNSVQIKQEEILEEQAFRDLNSGLLIFDIKEVSNFLRYAGKSTAIFKWIGLNLDDDFQQMSVNVKTYLDSTNPSVDEFLSRSNSGGNSAGLALVLSSLIEQGKIKNDIPIGVTGAINKSGKVIEIGLIKEKVLSANNIGLPYIILPIGNLEEGNEVVKSSNLSIEVIGVRNVDDAIQRIDELNRDK
- a CDS encoding M20 peptidase aminoacylase family protein; protein product: MKQVLLEIKPTVEAVFQHLHANPEISWKEFSTTKYLNDILVQEGFNVTTFDDSTGLVVTVGSGKPCVGIRTDMDALWQEVDGEFKANHSCGHDAHMTMVLGTLLLLKKLGIPKQGTLKVLFQPAEEKGTGALSYIEKGLVEDIDYLYGVHLRPIQEIRNGYASPAILHGAAKLISGKIHGIEAHGARPHLGINAIEVGAQMVQAIQAIYLDPMMSYSAKLTRFQAGGESANIIPGNAEFSIDVRAQTNAAIDELIAKVEHAIQSVAFLNNSTIDFHMETEIAAAEIDATAEEFMKVAIIETIGQEHYIPPIVTPGGEDFHFYTLKRPSIKATMLGLGCDLAPGLHHPNMAFNHDSILTGIEILAKAVIGTFQKEE